From the Sardina pilchardus chromosome 11, fSarPil1.1, whole genome shotgun sequence genome, the window CTTGGTCTCCCTCACATTTTCATCTCTACTCTTACTAGTAACCAAAACCATATAATTTACTTaatattgtagcctacacagaatagaattgaacagaacTGAGTTCAGACTTGAGTTTGGCGTTTTGGGTCCGGCCTTTTGCATTCATTATGGAAGCAATGCATCTTCTGTAGGTGCAAGTGTGCCAGGTTTTTAAAGGGAATGGGAAATGGCACTTTCATTGGTTTATTGCATTTTAAAATACACTCATGACAAAAGCTCAAGTACAACCCTTTTGAACCATTCTCCTGGTGACCAGACTGTTTTTCCTCCTTTAAACTATACTATAGGTAGTTACCTCATGAGCACCTAGGAAAGAGTACTTTTTATTGTCAGAAATGATCATGAAAGCCAATCATAACATTGcaattctacagtatatgccatgAATCCTGGTTATTAGCTTCAAGTGTTTTTCAATGTTAGATTCATCAGGGCCAAAGACAAGTaataaatgcattaaaatgcaaATGCTGACACAGGGATCACAGTTCACAGGGATATTTTGAAAGAGTTGTTGTCCTGCTTTCTGAATAATTCATACGTTTGACATTTTCCAAAAGTATTTTGTTTTATACTGTAACAACAAAACTGCTTTCTATGATTTTCCTATTGTCTAGGCTGAGATCATTCGGGATGGAGCAGAACCCAAGCCGTCCCTGAGGGTGGCCACGACCCCATCTCCTGTCTCTGTgaccatcccctcccctcctccccctcccccaccccctccccctcccaaaCAAGAGGAGAGTCCTGAGGTATATCTCTTCAGTCATCATGCTGAATGATGTGGATGTGTCTAGATAACGTGGAATTGTGTCTAAATTAAATAACTTTTTGCTCCTTTTTAGAAACTTGCCTTCATGGTGTCCCTTGGGCTAGTGACACATGGCCATTTAGAAGGTAAGCAGCGTGCTGTCTTGACTTCCTCAAATAAGCGTAGTTGTTCAGCTATGATCTACCGTTTGAAGTAATAAGCAGCCTAGGGCAGCGTGTCAGCAGgtctgactggagctgtgattGACGTCTCTTTCTCCTGTGTGTTCCTTCAGACATCCAGAGTCGGAGACAAGAGAGGAAGCGGCGCACCACAGCGAACCCCGTGTACAGTGGGGCTGTGTTTGAGCCTGAGGTAAAGCACCGCGCAGCTCTCCACCTGAGGCTTGCACCGCACCGGAGGCTTGCACCGCACCTCGTAGCTCTCCTCTTGCACAGCACCGGAGTCTTGCACAGCCCCTCGTAGCTCTCCTCTTGCACAGCACCGGAGTCTTGCACAGCCCCTCGTAGCTCTCCTCTTGCACAGCACCGGAGGCTTGCACCGCACCTCGTAGGAGCATAGCGTTGGTTTCATCAACAGCATTCACTAGGATCTGGAAAGTCTTGTAGTTTTAATTTCGGAGTGcaaacaaaatgtaattgttttttaATTGGTAGGATGTTGCTTTAACTCAACAGTTAGTTTTAGtacataataatattttttccGGAATACATTTTTAGTATGAGATTAAAGTCAATACATTtcaattcatttatttatgccGAGATACAAAGCGTTTTTTAAGAATAAGCTGTTCTGTCAGTTTATGGATTCTTTCTGTTCTCAGCGGAAGAAGACAGCTGTGACCTACCTGAACACCCCTCTCCATCAAGGCACCAGAAAGCGAGGTCAGTCTGAGTGGAACTGTACCTGTCGGCCGTAAGCAGCCTGCTGGCATGTGCATACGTTGGGAACACGACTCTCAACTCTACAAGCATAGACTAGTGATGCACCAGAACAGACACTTCAAGATGGTTTCATGCATGATTTGCACTCATGTTGTAAATGCAAAGCTGTAAAGTGCAAGTGCAGTTGAACGCCCCTGTATTCGATAGCACAGTGTCTGCAATTTCAGTTGCCCATGGTTCCCCTCCGCCAAAAGTTGGAGATGTCAGGGAAATAATATTTAAAACAGCAGTAAATAAGATGCTTCTGGGGTCCCCCCTGCAGTTGAGATGCTTTTGGGGTCCCCCTGCAGTTGAGATGCTTCTGGGGGTCCCCCTGCAGTTGAGAAGCATCTTTGCATCAAACTGTAAGCTCAATTCCGATACAATATGGAGGGAATGCACGGACAGCAGTCTGTAGCAAGATAGCTCCGGATTCCTCTAAGTAGCATATCTATTGATTATATCTATTGATTTCGGAGAAGGGAGGGGCAGTGTTCCTACCCGAACAGCAACTTCCTATGGCTATTTTACAGGTGTTAAGACCTGCTCAGAGTGCGGCAGAAACGTTGTTCGCCCTATGAAGAGTTTAtggccatcaaaatgattttagaAACTCTCTCTATTGCTGCATCATGATAAAATACAACTGCAGTAAAAgccatctgtgtgtgctctggtgagccttctccctctccacatgATTGGTCATTTCCCATGAAGCACTAGACGTGAGTTCAGAAGCGTGGTAGTGCACCACTAGACGTGAGTTCAGAAGCGTGGTAGTGCACCACTAGACGCGAGTTCAGAAGCGTGGTAGTGCACTACTAGACGCGAGTTCAGAAGCGTGGTAGTGCACTACTAGACGTGAGTTCAGAAGCGTGGTAGTGCACTACTAGACGTGAGTTCAGAAGCGTGGTAGTGCACTACTAGGTGTGAGTTCAGAAGCGTGGTAGTGCTTCCTTTTTTTGACAAGTTACATATGGTGTTTGCTGCTATCTACGGTTTCGGCTATCCAAAACACGGTCGCTTCCCCCTCGGATACAGGGGCCTACTGTCATTCAGCTACGCTCTGTCAAAACATGGTACGTTTTCTACAGTTGATCAAAGAAGATAGTCTTTAAAGAAGAACCGCTATTTTTCTGctgttttttgtgttttatgctCATGAATATGATGTGGTTTGTTATACCCAAGTCGAGCCAAAGATGCATGCTTGCCCTGCTAACATTTAATACTATCGCTAATGCTGATGCTTGCTGATGGTGAAAATGTCCATATCAAAATACACTCACCAGAAAACAAAtatttaggcctacattacattAGAGCACCTTTTCATATTGTTCAGTGACACACAACTTTGTCAGTTAGACTCTCTGGTGTAACCAGCAGACTGTTATGTAATGTCCTTAGCACCTGGTCTGAGGCATTGTttcaggactctctctctctctctctcatgtgtttGACAGAAATGAATAGTGAGTGAGGGGATTTGACACACAGTCATTAGACTGGCCAACAGTTGTACAACACATTCCATGAGTGGGGACAGCCTGGCACAGCTCCACTCTGGCTCCTCAACTCTACTCTGTGTCTCATAAACTTAAACCTCCACAGCTCCACTCTGGCTCCTCAACTCCacagtctctctgtgtttcataAACTTAAACCTCAACATTCCATTTATTCAAAGTGAAAGAGCAGAGATGTTTTATTATCTGGCATAGGACTTTGTCAAGTGAGGAAAATGAGCAAATGGTGGTAAAGAAGTTGACAAATTTCTATTTGACATAAACCAGGTGAGTATACAGATCAACATGAACATACTAtatctgtctcttttttgtAGCAGAGAATGAATAAGCAAAACAGAAATAATGAAAGAAGCCATAGGTTGCTAACAGCAACATAAGAgcagtgtgatgcgtgtgtctgttgtttgtcctcacactctctctgggtGGAGACCTGAGTTTACTGTTTGATGCTGGCTGGTGCTGTGCTTCCCTGTCCCCTAACTAACCCGATATTCCCCACTCACCCGATGCTTACCTAATCTCTGCTTCGCCTCCTTTCTCTGTGCTAGCCAATGAGGACTCCTTGTCAAAGGTATGTCAGACAAATGTTTGCTTTTCTGTTCCCTgcttcctttttttgttttttcctttttttttttgttttggtttttgtcCCGTCTGTCTCATCTCATTCAGGTCGCCCTCCTAAATACAGCAGTGTGTCGGAGTTGGGCCTTCATCCCCCCGCCATCCCCACCGGCCGCCACTCGGCCCCCCAGGCCCCCAGGGGCCCCGACTCCGGCTCCGGGGGGCCTTCTTTACCcgtccacccacacactcttcctctgccCAGCCCCAGCTCTGGGGATGTAAGTAGCTGCCAGAGTCTCCATGGCACACTAGCTCCAGGAGGAAGCACACACGTCACGTTCAGTAGCTCATTACAGCCAGCCCAGGCAGCCTGTTTTATGTCCATGGGAATCGGCCGTGGATTTAGTCCAGTTTGGCTTGATGGATTATGCTGCTCTCAGAACACACTGCAACCACAGTAGTGCCCTTGAAGAAATCCTCCTCAGCTCCATAACACACCTCCATCCATCACCTTTTGTCCTTTTCTGTGTTGAGGATGTCCATGGCCTTACAAAGTGAACAGTTGCCTGTCCCCTCCCTGACTCCCCACTTGCCCATGTTAGGGTtgctttatttgtattttttagtTTGGAGAGAAAAGAGTTGCCCACTCATAGACATTTCTAGTTTCTAGTAGACATTTTAGAGCAGAGCCAATTTTGTAGCCCAAGTTGTACTGTACGGCATGAAAACATGTCCACTATTCTACTTGTTTTTATAAGATTCACAGCAGCTATTCATAGTTTTGGGGAAGCCTGATACTGCAGATTATTGTGCGATATGGATGGGTCACACAAAGCCAATCCCAGAGCCTACAGTACCTCCCTTGTGCTCCCCATTAGCTTCACTGTAGCTGGTAGAGCAGCGAGCAGCTCTGATACTGATTGGTGCCATTCTTCCTGACAGGGAGATATCCATGAGGACTTCTGCACTGTGTGCAGACGCAGTGGTCAGTTGCTAATGTGTGATACATGCTCACGTGTCTTTCATCTGGACTGCCTGGATCCACCCCTGAAAACCATTCCCAAGGGCATGTGGATTTGCCCAAAATGCCATGATCAGGTAATTGCCTACTCCTTAAAGAGCCAGTGGCCTTCATTCAGGGGTGAGGTGTCAAAAGCAGTGAGGGTAGATGACCAACCGTGTATATACAGTAACCCAGCATCAGAGTAGGCATCCATTTTGAAGGCTGTTCCCTACTTTGTAAGTTTAGTTGTGTCTTCTGTTTTGGACATCcatgtttcattttttattattagtcTAATTTTATTTTTAGTCAAAATTACATTTTCACTGTTAAATTTTATTTTTGTCCGTGTGGTTTGAGTGAGTGGTCAAGTTATCCGTCAAAACTAGCTTGTGGGTAAGAAAATAAGAAAGGTTTGTATATCCCAGTACGGTATCAGGTTGGTATTATGACTATACCTTCATAACATCATTTTACATTATTGTGTGTATAATGGTGCTGTCCCTCATCATTTTGGAATACTTTAAGAGGGAACTTAACTTCACCTCTTTTTGCTTGATAGATGATGAAGAAGGAAGAAGCAATCCCATGGCCTGGAACACTTGCTATAGTCCATTCATATATTGCATACAAAGAAGGTGAGGTTTAACAGTAAACGAGCCGTTTGTAACATTGATGGACCACAGTGGCTTATGTGTAGTATAGTGCATGATGGGTGCAGTagctgtgtctgtctggatCATAGCTGGCTCTCGTGTGTGTTTCTTGGTCACGGTCAGAACCACTCCTCTCCCCAGACAGCGGACGCTGTAGCCTGAAATCTTGACATGTTTGTCAGTCTGATGGATGAAATGACCAGGCTGAGGAACTCCTCAGCTGCTGATGTAGAACTGCAGTATAACAGCACTGACAGAAGGCCACTCTGACAGTGATAATGGATCTGACAGCATGAGTCAGATAATCCCTTAAGACATACATTCATTTCTATATATTCAAATCATTAGTCATATAATACAATAACACGTATGATGATTTCTATAGTATCAGGGCCACTGTTCAAAAAATATTCTGTAATATCTCGTATATTTTATTTTCCTAACagcaaaagaggaggagaagcagaaaCTGGTGAAATGGAGGGAGGATCTGAGGCAAGAAAGGGAGCATCTTGAACAAAGAGTCAAACAGCTGAGCAGCTCAATAACAGTAAGACTCCAGAATACAAAATAGTCttcattttctgtctgtctttacaCACTTGCACTGAAGTATTTTGTACTTAGTTTCTGAGTTATTTGAAAGTAAACGCTGCAAAACACAATTTCAATGCTTTTGGCAGACTGTACAGTCCCTTTGTTTGGGCCTTATGTGTGAGTAAGCTATGCCTTTGACCTTTCCCAAAAGAAATGCATGGAGACCAAGAACACAGTGCTTGCACGCCAGAAGGATATGCAGGTGTCTCTGGAGAAAGTCAAGGGTCTGGTCCGCCTCATCCAAGGCATCTGCCTCCCGCCCCTTCCTGAAGCACCATCCAATCCCAGCGGCCTGGGCATCTGCCTCCCGCCCCTTCCTGAAGCACCATCCAACCCCAGCGGCCTGGGCATCTGCCTCCCGCCCCTTCCTGAAGCACCATCCAACCCCAGCGGCCTGGGCATCTGCCTCCCGCCCCTTCCTGAAGCACCATCCAACCCCAGCGGCCTGGGCATCTGCCTCCCGCCCCTTCCTGAAGCACCACCCAACCCCAGCGGCCTGGGCATCTGCGTCCCGCCCCTTCCTGAAGCACCATCCAACCCCAGCGGCCTGGGCATCTGCCTCCCGCCCCTTCCTGAAGCACCACCCAACCCCAGTGGCCTGGCTAACGGTGACACAGACCTGCCCAgctccaagcacacacactgtgggagCGTCAGTGACAACATCAACGGTAACagtaacagcaacagcaacagcagcagcagcagcagcagcacggacATCTCAAAGAATGGCAACACAGATGagcaagaggagcaggagaaggaggaggacgtCCTCAACAGCACTGGCAACAGCAGTAACCTCAGCAAAGCCCCGGACGCGGAGCCCCCTCCAGCCCAGGCAATACCCCCCAGACCTGTGGAGGGAGCCAAATAACACCTAGCCATCTGTGGACAACTGTGAGCTACCCGTCTAGGAAAACCCCTTCAGCACCTTGGTAAGGTGTCCAAAGTTGCCAATCAAAGTACAGTTTCTTTTTTCATCTCGTCATTGAAGTGTCCGTGAGGATGGGTTTCCTGACTGCCAGTCAGAGAGGCCGAGGCGTTTGTCCAGTACCAGCAGTATGTAATTTCAAGGTCTATAACGTCAGTGTAGAGGATGATCAAGGTCTACTAACGTCAGTGTAAAGGAGGATCCTGATGACTCTAATGAACAACgctagtaataataatagtaataaaggTTTCAAACATCACGCCAACGTGTGCCTGCAACAGTCGCCGTAGCGCCTCTTTATGGGGATGGGTCTTTAGGGGGCATCGCTCTGCAGTGAGAGAGATCTGAATTCCCATTTGAAGCTTCTTCACCAACCTCTCCACCATTCTGAAACCAAAACACAGCTCTGCAGCGGTCATCAAGCAAGCAACTCCTCAGTGTATTTCTCCTGTTTCTTTCATTATTGTGTCTGACAAGCATCTGTCATTCTTACCACTGGCTCACCAACTATGTCCTTTTCCTACATCCAGTCATCACGACTAACTCCCCAAAAGCTCATGCTCCAAAGGGACCCCATCCCAATAATCTGAAGGCTAGGTGGATTCCCGTCTGCACCAGTGCTCATTGTGTACGAGATACATGCCATAGTTTTTTTAGCcagtgttttggatttgtgtggtCACATGCCAATGGACTTAATTCTGGCCTTGGTCTGGATTCTATTCTTCATCTCTTCGTCTTTTTTACATCCTGAAGCACTGCTGACAAGAACTGTGCTGTTAAGGCCGTGGAGATGAATGGGTTCAAGAGGGGATGAGAGTTGATGGTTGAAGATGACTTGGATGGTGTACATTAGTGCAGATCTCATCTCAGGCTTGTTCAACTCACACCCAACTGCTAAGCGAAGACCTTTCGCTAAAGATCAGCAGGTTTAGTAAGCGATATAGAAGAAGTACCTGTCAAAGTGCTATGGGcgttctttttttggggggtggggatggggaacTTGAAGCTTTTGCTCAAACATTTGAAGTTAAAGGTAAAAGGAGAGAACAATGATTTACGTTATTTTTTACATATGTGGGGAAAATATTCAGGTCTTCCTAGTGTTGAAATGTTAAGGTACAAATCTTTACAAGTGCATTTCTGTTTCATAAAACAATTATTTCTAATTAAAGTGGTAGGACTGGAAACATTCtgtaaatatattttctttatttttttaagattaACTTTGCATATAATTTGTTGAATTCTCAACTGCCAAATGTTTCTGAATCCAAATATAGCAGGGAAATGTCTTAAGTTCTTAATGGAATCTGAACATAATGTACCTgaaggttgtgcataaccaagaACATCTGTAACAGGTACTGCTTCTGTAAGACTTGACCCTTGGAGTGAAGAAGAAGATATCATTATCAGAGAGTCCAGCTAGAAGAGCGGTGCAACCACTACGGCTTGCTTGTGAATGACCATGCCTTTATTATGTGACCATTTTGATTTGCCAACTGCAGTTAGTGATATTCTGTATTGTCCTAGCTGACTTATGGTGACATGGAAAACCTGTCCCATTGAACTTCCTACATTTCCATATTATGCACACTGGTCTCAAATTTATGATCAAATCAATATTAGTCAGTTTAACACTGACGTAGCATCTTAAGGGCTTTCTTTATTGTTTTGGTTTCTCAGTTGCCGTGGTTTCTTATCTTGAAAAGAGCAATTAGGACCCCTATAAGCACAAGAGTGATGGCTTGACAGTCACAACATAATATGCTGGTGTAGTACTTAATCTGGAGTACTGTTTTGTATATTCCCATATTTAATGCATCTAGATCAAACGTTTGGACCTTTATCTGGAGCCTATGACCACCCCTTCATATTAAAAATGGTGCGGTGAACACAGGACTACCAGagcctaaaaaataataattcttTGTGAATGACATTTGTTCTCAATTTGTTGGGTTGTCTTATGTAAAGGTCATTACTGGTGGTTTCCCTCATGACTTTCTCCATAATCTCTATGTCTCATCTCTTAAATGACAGAAAACGACTATAGTAGAGAGCACAACCGTATAGGCCTACTCATGTTCTCCTCATGGGTACTTATCACAGAGGGCAGCAGGCACGTGTGAGTTAGGACCAGTGTTGTTTTCATGTGTTATGTCTTGTgttttctacagtatgtgcacactgCTGCGCTCACCTCTTCTTTTGGGCCTTTAGTAGCATTAGACATCTCCTATATTGCGACTGCCTTAAGAAATAATGTTCATCATGTTTTCCAGAAGTGGTGTGTTTGGTTCATGTATTGTTGGTCTTTACTTTTCATTGTCTtaaagaatgtttgtgtgtggtgtatctCTTCATCAAAATAATCTTCCTTTGCTTAAAATAGAGAACGGATTctcacagggagagggagggctggGCATAGGGACTGCCTGCTTTTGTTTTCTGATGAAGTGTAGTGTGAGGTCAGTGCCTAAATATGTGTCCTTCTGTAGTTGATTATGGAGTGCCCTATGTGTCATAAAGAGAATATTACATTGAACAGTTACAGACAAGCCACATTATTTTTTCGGTTTCACAACAACTTTATTTGTAAATATACTACAGCACTTTCAGAAccttattagtattattatattattttcatAACACCTTTGtaccatttttatttatttccggGGTAAGACTTTAGTTACAATCCCTTGTAGTGTGTTGTTCTGTGAACTGatattatttttacattttgatcTGAGTTGAAACAAATATAATACTTCAAGGCAACAATTTCCATGACTTTCAGAAATAGGGCTGGTTATTTGAAGCCAGGCAAGTTGCAAGTGAACAGACAAAATCAAAAGAtatatctttatataaaaatatcaTTGTACGATATTTGAGGACTGTTGTTGTCATGCTTTGTcttttaatattttattttgtaggaattcatttattttgctttttaaGTGATTACTGCTTGAAAATGCCAGGATTGGTCAATGTGCATTTCAGCTTTGCTTCTCCATGTGCTGCAATTTAAAAGCACTGGTAACTCTGAATCGGAAGTGTGTGACTTATATGAGACCAATTTTTGAAGTGACATGAACATGGCAAAACAAATAAAGGCCATCATCTGGACCTGAATATAGTATATAGTATCTTAACATGAAACATTAAATATCGGCTATTGTGGAGTTTACAGTCATGCTAAATTTATTTCAGTCATGCCTCAAGGCAAATACTATTGTGGAGTTTACAGTCATGCTAAATCTAGTTCAGTCATGCCTCAAGGCAAATACTACTGTGAATGTCAGATATTTGTTGAACTCTTCTGGTGAAGTGCACCATTTAAATGAACGAGTATTTTCCCCCAAACCCAAAGAATATGGCCATGAGCATGTCTCTGTTTTACATGACTCAGATTTACAGAACTTCTCACATGAATATGCACCAGCAAAGTCACGGTAATAATGTTTGATGACCGCTTGCAaaggttttattttcattttctatAGCTACAAAGATTGTGTTGCAAATGAAAAAAGTGCCCAAAATTATACATATTTCTCATTATACTGGAGAGGGGGAAAATATACTAATTTTACCTCAACTATCATGTTAAAAATGAGTTGCCCATGTTTTGGAATAACGGCTGGAGCAGATACTCAGACCATGCTTGATGAATAATTAGGGTACTGTGCTTATTCAGAAAAACAATTCAGATCATTTGTTTGGATGAGAATGTGTTAAACAGTGTTAAAGAAGTACCATTTGGCTCTTTGCATGTGTTCAAGGTTCAGAATTGAAAGCAAGAGTGGGACAAACAATCTTATGATGATGGCATATGTTTCTGCTAGTTCCATATTGCATACACTTACAGGACCTGTCCTAAAGGAAGCTGATGAATATCAAAACATTAAAATAGGTGTTAAAAGATAAATGCCCCCCTGTGCAAGTATACTTGTGTGCTGAAAGTGAGATTTTCTATGTCGTCTGTTTCCCCCCTGTTCACAACAGTGCATTACAGTCTGCAACATAATGTTGTTTATTGAACTGTTCTCTCTCAGCTCATCTAAACACAACTGTGACCTTTCTGCACCCACAGCAGTCATATCAAGCCCTTTGGTAATGTGCATTACCTTCTCCCACT encodes:
- the phf21aa gene encoding PHD finger protein 21Aa isoform X1; amino-acid sequence: MLLRTPKIPLTASWMVFKTADTVKAKSCPRLSCPQRGSMMELQNLQEALKVEIQVHQKLVTQMKLDPQNAELKKQLHELQAKITALSEKQKKVVEQLRRELLVKQEQTEIRAQAQHPPQPDGKASTLPSAQFQPALPPPSLSTPQTMVAGPPLLPNRTLPLLLKAATPSMATSIVTPRPSVAMVTTISHMPKPTTQSSDQTQTTPLGLQATGKLTSKGEPLRIVSKNAVVVQATTQPIKVPHFVPPPRLTPRPTFLPQVRPKPASPVTAVPIAPAPTASSLPPMLAAPQLLQRPVMLATKLSAASMPAAPGAITQLRILNGQSGTTITKTLTSTQLTGIVITTPATIAPIQLTTSPLQQASFLSADAKAEIIRDGAEPKPSLRVATTPSPVSVTIPSPPPPPPPPPPPKQEESPEKLAFMVSLGLVTHGHLEDIQSRRQERKRRTTANPVYSGAVFEPERKKTAVTYLNTPLHQGTRKRGRPPKYSSVSELGLHPPAIPTGRHSAPQAPRGPDSGSGGPSLPVHPHTLPLPSPSSGDGDIHEDFCTVCRRSGQLLMCDTCSRVFHLDCLDPPLKTIPKGMWICPKCHDQMMKKEEAIPWPGTLAIVHSYIAYKEAKEEEKQKLVKWREDLRQEREHLEQRVKQLSSSITKCMETKNTVLARQKDMQVSLEKVKGLVRLIQGICLPPLPEAPSNPSGLGICLPPLPEAPSNPSGLGICLPPLPEAPSNPSGLGICLPPLPEAPSNPSGLGICLPPLPEAPPNPSGLGICVPPLPEAPSNPSGLGICLPPLPEAPPNPSGLANGDTDLPSSKHTHCGSVSDNINGNSNSNSNSSSSSSSTDISKNGNTDEQEEQEKEEDVLNSTGNSSNLSKAPDAEPPPAQAIPPRPVEGAK
- the phf21aa gene encoding PHD finger protein 21Aa isoform X2, which produces MVFKTADTVKAKSCPRLSCPQRGSMMELQNLQEALKVEIQVHQKLVTQMKLDPQNAELKKQLHELQAKITALSEKQKKVVEQLRRELLVKQEQTEIRAQAQHPPQPDGKASTLPSAQFQPALPPPSLSTPQTMVAGPPLLPNRTLPLLLKAATPSMATSIVTPRPSVAMVTTISHMPKPTTQSSDQTQTTPLGLQATGKLTSKGEPLRIVSKNAVVVQATTQPIKVPHFVPPPRLTPRPTFLPQVRPKPASPVTAVPIAPAPTASSLPPMLAAPQLLQRPVMLATKLSAASMPAAPGAITQLRILNGQSGTTITKTLTSTQLTGIVITTPATIAPIQLTTSPLQQASFLSADAKAEIIRDGAEPKPSLRVATTPSPVSVTIPSPPPPPPPPPPPKQEESPEKLAFMVSLGLVTHGHLEDIQSRRQERKRRTTANPVYSGAVFEPERKKTAVTYLNTPLHQGTRKRGRPPKYSSVSELGLHPPAIPTGRHSAPQAPRGPDSGSGGPSLPVHPHTLPLPSPSSGDGDIHEDFCTVCRRSGQLLMCDTCSRVFHLDCLDPPLKTIPKGMWICPKCHDQMMKKEEAIPWPGTLAIVHSYIAYKEAKEEEKQKLVKWREDLRQEREHLEQRVKQLSSSITKCMETKNTVLARQKDMQVSLEKVKGLVRLIQGICLPPLPEAPSNPSGLGICLPPLPEAPSNPSGLGICLPPLPEAPSNPSGLGICLPPLPEAPSNPSGLGICLPPLPEAPPNPSGLGICVPPLPEAPSNPSGLGICLPPLPEAPPNPSGLANGDTDLPSSKHTHCGSVSDNINGNSNSNSNSSSSSSSTDISKNGNTDEQEEQEKEEDVLNSTGNSSNLSKAPDAEPPPAQAIPPRPVEGAK
- the phf21aa gene encoding PHD finger protein 21Aa isoform X3, which produces MLLRTPKIPLTASWMVFKTADTVKAKSCPRLSCPQRGSMMELQNLQEALKVEIQVHQKLVTQMKLDPQNAELKKQLHELQAKITALSEKQKKVVEQLRRELLVKQEQTEIRAQAQHPPQPDGKASTLPSAQFQPALPPPSLSTPQTMVAGPPLLPNRTLPLLLKAATPSMATSIVTPRPSVAMVTTISHMPKPTTQSSDQTQTTPLGLQATGKLTSKGEPLRIVSKNAVVVRPKPASPVTAVPIAPAPTASSLPPMLAAPQLLQRPVMLATKLSAASMPAAPGAITQLRILNGQSGTTITKTLTSTQLTGIVITTPATIAPIQLTTSPLQQASFLSADAKAEIIRDGAEPKPSLRVATTPSPVSVTIPSPPPPPPPPPPPKQEESPEKLAFMVSLGLVTHGHLEDIQSRRQERKRRTTANPVYSGAVFEPERKKTAVTYLNTPLHQGTRKRGRPPKYSSVSELGLHPPAIPTGRHSAPQAPRGPDSGSGGPSLPVHPHTLPLPSPSSGDGDIHEDFCTVCRRSGQLLMCDTCSRVFHLDCLDPPLKTIPKGMWICPKCHDQMMKKEEAIPWPGTLAIVHSYIAYKEAKEEEKQKLVKWREDLRQEREHLEQRVKQLSSSITKCMETKNTVLARQKDMQVSLEKVKGLVRLIQGICLPPLPEAPSNPSGLGICLPPLPEAPSNPSGLGICLPPLPEAPSNPSGLGICLPPLPEAPSNPSGLGICLPPLPEAPPNPSGLGICVPPLPEAPSNPSGLGICLPPLPEAPPNPSGLANGDTDLPSSKHTHCGSVSDNINGNSNSNSNSSSSSSSTDISKNGNTDEQEEQEKEEDVLNSTGNSSNLSKAPDAEPPPAQAIPPRPVEGAK